The Acidobacteriota bacterium genomic interval GCGCGCGCTCGTGGCCACGGGCATTACGCACATCACCAACTACGAGCTGAACGTCGCGGGCCGGACCGACTTCTCCCGCAACCGGCGCCACGAGTTGCCGACGACCGAGCAGAACCTCGAGATGTACCGGATCGGGCGCGACTACCTGGTCGCCGAGGGATTCCGCCAGACGACACCCTACGACTTCGAGCGCGCCGGTCCGGTCCCGAGCGCCTATCTGTACGAGGAACTGTTCCGCCAGCCCTTCCGGATGGGCGACGCCAACGGCCACGCCGGCGCCAATGGTCATGGCAACGGCGCCGGCCGCCGCCACCCCGGCGCCAACGGTCATGGCAACGGCGTCGGTCGCGGCCACCCCGGCGAGACGCTGGTCGGTTACGACGCGTGGGGCTGGGGATTCGCGGGGATCTCGTTCTTCTTCGGCGCGCCCGATTCGCCAGGCTGGGCCTACATGAACCACGTCCGGGTGGACGATTACTTCCGCGACCTCGACGCCGGCCGCTTCCCGGTGATGCGCGGCTTCCACTACACGCCCGAGGACCTCCACCTGCACCTGCTGTTCCAGGAGATGCAGGGACTGGAGGTCGACGGCGCCCGGTTCCGGGCCCTCACCGGGCGCGACGTGGTCGCCGACTATCGCGCAATCTGGGGGGAGCTGGCCGAACTCGACTGGGTACGGGTCGAGGACCAGCAGATCCGCATCCTCGGCGACGGCGCGTTCTACCTGCCGCTCATCCAGAACCTCATGGCGCGCGACCGGCTGGAAGAGATGCGCAGGGAGCGCGTCGCCGGCGTGGCCGGCGCGTCCGCGTTCTCGGCCGCGTAAGCCGACGGAATCTCATCGGCGGCACGAAGGCTTCGTCACCGTGGACGCGGTCCCCAGTCAGGCACTCGCGCCGTTGTCGCGCATCTACGAATGGGCGCGAAAACGGGGTATTGAACTGCAGGCCGAACACCTGATGATCGAAGGCGTCCCGGTGCAGTTCCTCCCGGCCTATAGCGCCCTTGTTGACGCCGCACTCTCGACCGCGCAGGTGCACGACTACGACGGCGTGCCCGTCAACGTCGTGGATCCCGAGCACCTCGTCGCCCTGGCCCTGGAGGCCGGCGGAGCCCGGCGACGCGAGCACGCGTGGCAACTCCTGGAAGCGGGTGCGGTCGACCGGGAGCGGCTGCGACGTATTCTCAAGACCCACGCCATCGCAGCGGAGATCCCTAACGATGCCTGACCGCCTCCCGGCGGATGTCGCGGCTCTTCTCCGGCGAAAGCGCGTGTGGCACCGGGCACAGGCCACACGGCCGCTACAGGAGAAGGTGCGCATCCTTCTGGAGTTGCAGCGCCAGGATCTGCCGCTCATTGCCCGCCAGCGTCCACTCCGGCCGTGGGAGCGGCCGTGGGACGTGACGCCCTAGCCTTAGCGGCTAGCACCGAGAGCGGCGACCGTTGTGCGGGACATCGCAGAATGGTCCCGACTATAATACGATTATATAGATAATGGTCGGCATGGAGACTCAGGGCCGCATCTACGACACGCTGCTTGCCAACCACTTCGCGAACAACCGGCAGATGGCCTTCGTCAGCGGGCCGCGCCAAGTCGGCAAGACCACCACCTGCCGGTCCCACGCGGATGCGTACTGCAACTGGGACAACCTCGACGACCGGGCATTGATCCTCGCAGGGCCGGCTCGCCTCGTCGCCGGATTCGGCGTCGAGCGGTTGTCCGAGACTCTCCCGGTGGCGCTGTTCGACGAGCTGCACAAGTTCCCGCGGTGGAAGCCGTTTCTCAAGGGGCTGTACGACACGTACGCCAATCAGCTCCGGATTATCGTCACAGGCAGCAGCCGGCTCGATATCTATCGGCGCGGAGGGGACAGCCTGATGGGGCGCTACTTCGCGTACCGGATGCACCCGTTCACCGTCGCCGAGACTATCCGTCGAGATCTTCCGGATCCGGACCGGATCGTGCGTCCCCCCCAACCGGTCGAACCGGGCGAGTTCGACGCGCTCTGGACGCACGGCGGCTACCCGGAACCGTTCCTCCGGCGTGACTCTCGATTCAGCCGGCGCTGGCAGTCACTGCGCCTGACGCAACTGGTCCGAGAGGATGTCCGGGACCTGACGCGAGTTCAGCAGATCGATCAGATGGAGGTGCTGGTCCGCCAGTTGTCGCGCGGGTCCGGGCGCCAGTTGGTGTATGGCACGCTCGCGTGCGAGACACGGGTCTCGGTGGACACGGTCCGGCGCTGGATAGCCGCGCTGTGCGATTTCCATCTGGGGTTCCTGGTCCGGCCATGGTTCCGCAACGTCTCGCGCTCGCTACGGAAGGAGCCGAAGTGGTACTTGCGGGACTGGGCCCACATCGAGGAGGACGGTCCCCGGTCAGAGACGTTCGTGGCGTGTCACCTGCTGAAGGCGGTCGAGGGCTGGAACGACATGGGACTCGGCCGGTTCGACCTTGCGTACCTGCGCGACAAGGAAAAGCGGGAGGTCGACTTCCTGGTCGCGCGAGACGGAGAGCCCTGGTTCCTCGTGGAGGTAAAGCACCGGGACACGTCCCTGAGCCCGTCGCTCGCGCACTATCAGCGGCAAGTGGGCGCGCCGTTCGCGTTTCAGGTTGTCATGGACGCCGATTACGTTGCGACGGACTGCTTCGCCGCGCCCGGCCCTCCGCTGGTGGTCCCAGCCCGGACTCTACTGCCCCAGCTCGTCTGAGCGGCGTTCGGGTTACGGGTCCGCCAAGGCGACCGCGTCGGCGATGGCAAGCGTCCGTTGCGCCGCCGCGATCACGGGGCGCTCGATCAGCTTGCCGTCCACCAGGAGGACGCCGCCCGACTGCTGCTCGTAGGCGGCGACGATACGCCGCGCCCACGCCACTTCGTCGGCCCCGGGCGAGTAGGCCGCCTGAATGACGGCTACCTGCGTCGGGTGGATGGCCGCCCGGCCAGTGAAGCCGAGCGCCCGGGTCCGACGGCTCTCATCCGCGAGGGCGTCGAGCGCCGGCACGTCCATGAACGGCGTGTCGAGCGCGCTCACACCGGCCATCGCCGCCGCCGCGACGACGCGTGAGCGGGCGTAGAGCAGCGCATCCCACTCGATCCGGCAACCGACGTCCGCCGCGTAGTCGACGGCGCCGAAGAAGAGCGCCGAGACGTCCGGCGTCGCGGCGGCGATCGCCTCCGCCGCCGCCACCCCCCGCGCCGTTTCGATCTGCGCGATGACCGGCAGTCCGGGCGCCGTCTCCGCGAGGACGTCGGCCGCCGCCCGGATCGCGTCGATGCCTCCGCACTTGGGCACCACAAGCGCGTCCGGACGGATCCCCGCGTCCCGCACCGCTTCGAGATCCCGCAACCCGAGCTCGGTAGTCGGGTCGTTGATGCGCAGGCTGACTTCCGCCCGGACCGGAGTGCGCTCGGCGAAGAGGGCGATGGCCTTCTCGCGCGCGTCGTCCTTGGCCGCGAACGAGACGCCGTCCTCCAGGTCTATGCAGACCGCATCGGCACCGGTGGCGAGCGCCTTGGGGTACCGGTCCGGACGGACCGCGGGGACGAACAGGAGACTGCGGCGGACCCGGAACGGCGGCGCCATGGACGAGAACTAGGTAGCAGAATGGCCGGCCGACGTGTGAGCGCCGACCGACGCGCCAGCGCCCGCGGACGCCGAGACCTCGGCGCGCGTCGCCAAGTGGCACGCGAGCGAGCGGGCGGTCGGCGCCTCGTCGAGCGTCCGTAACCACCCGAGCGCCGCCTCCGCCGCCTCGGGCGGGACGGCGCGTTGGGCGCAGGCCAGGAACTTGTCGTCCAGCTCCGCCGGGGACGCCGGATTCTCCGGGTAGCCGCGGGCGCCCCGCACGGCCCGTTCCAGCGTCCGGCCGTCGGTCAGGCGAAGTGTGATCCGCGCCTCGGTAAGCGGCGGCACGTCGCGGCCAAGCCGCTCGTCGGCCCGCATCGTCACCCGCGGGACGAGCCGCACGACGTCGGGCGACTGCATCGCGGCGGTCTCGAACGTGTCGATGTCGACGCGGCCGAACGCCAGCGCGGCGGCAGCGCAGTAGTGGAGCGAGAACTTCCCTTCCAGGCCGGTCGCCGGCCGGTCATGGATGAGCACCGTCGGGACGACGGGATCGACGTCTATCTCCACCGCTTCCACGTCGGCGGGTCCGATTCCCGTCTCGCGGCGCAGATCCAGCAGCGTGTCGATGGTCGGATGGGTTGCCGCGCACGACGGGTAGAGCTTGACCGTGATCCCGCCGTCGACGATCTCCCAGTCGCGGCCCAATCGGTCGAGCCCGCCCGCCAGATCGCGCCCGGCGCTCTGCATCGCCACCAGGAAGCCCTGCGGGCCGTCTATCGCCCGGTCCGACGCGGTGAGGCCCTCGCGCGCGAAGAGCGCCGCCAGCACGCCGTTGCGCGCGGCCAGCCCCGCCTGCAGGGGTTTCACCATCGTGCCGAAGTTTTCCTTCAGCCCCGACGCCTCGGAGGCGGCGATCGCCAGCGCCCGGCCGGTTGCCTCGGCATCGAGTCCGTAGACGCGCGCGGCGGCGGCGGCCGCCCCAATCGTCCCGATCGTCGCCGTGCAGTGCCAGCCCTGCTCGTAGTGCTTCCGGTTCATCGCGCGACCCAGCGCCGCCTCTACCTCGAAGCCGACGACATAAGCGTCGAGCAAGGCCAGGCCCGGCGCGTTCTCCGCCTCGGCGGCGGCAAGGGCCGCCGCGACGAGGGGCGTGCTCGGATGCGCCAGCGTCACCCAGCACATGTCGTCGAAGTCGAGAGCGTGAGCCGCCGTGCCGTTGGCGAGGGCCGCCCACCCGGGACCGGCGGTAGCGCTGGTCCCGAGGATGAACGACGGCCCGGCCACGCTGCCGTCGAGGTGCGCCACCTGATGCACGATGCGGGCCGACGGCTCGACCGATCCGGCCAGGGCGACCCCCACCGTATCCAGCACCGCGTCGCGCGCCGCCGCGCGCGCCTCGGGAGGCGGCTCGGCGGTGGCGATGAACACGGCGAAGCGCGCGATGGCGCCGCGGGCGGCGGCCCTGTCGGACGCGACCGGCTCCGCGGCCGGTCGGGTGGCGGGTGAGGCGGTGGTCGTCGCTGGCATCGGGACGCTCCTGGTCAGTTGCCGTAGAAGCGGGCGATTTCGGTAAGGCGCTCGGAAATCTCGTCGCGCGGAATCCACCGGCCGCGGATCATCACGCCGGCGGGATCGCGGACGTTGGCGATGTCGTCGATCGGATTCTCGTCGAGCAGGATCAGGTCGGCGCGCAGGCCGACCGCGACGGTGCCGAACTCGTCCTCGGCCCCGAAGTACTCCGCAGGGCGGCGTGTGCCGATCTCCAGAACGTCGTACGGCGTCATCCCCACGTCGACGTAGAGCGCCATCTCGTGGTGCATGGCGAAGCCGGGGACGCTGAAGATCTGCGGCGAATCGGTCCCGAGCGCGATGTTGGCCCCGCCGAGGTGGAGCGCGCGGAGGATCCGGCGGCGCAGATCGGCGACCCGCCGGTTCACCTCAATGTCGCTCGCGCCGAGCCGCGTGTCCACCGCCTGGCGCCACCGATCGACCGTCTCCGGCGGCATGTAGCGGACTTCCGGCCGTTCGGGCAGCACGTCGACCGAGCCCCGGTCGTTGTAGAACGCCGTCTCCCAGAGGACCATCGTGGGGACCACCCAGGCCCCCGCATCGACCGTCGCCTGCACCAGTTCCGGAATGCGCGACTCGTCCACCTCGTCTATCAGCGCGCCCACCTCGCGCAGGCCGCGTGCGCCGTCGGGCCGTGTGTCTTCGTCGACGAGCGCCTCGACGTAGTTGTCGAGGTGGTCGATCGACACCTGGCCGGCCTCGAGAGCACGACGGAGTCCCACGAAGTCCGAAACATGACCACCGAACGGGATGCCGACCTCGTTGGCCGCTGCCGCCATCGCGTCGAACGACTCCAGGCTCATCCCTTCGTGGGTCTTGATCAGGTCGTAGCCATCCACCTGGTAGCTGCGGGCCAGGCGATCCGCCTCTTCCGGCGTCTGGACGCTCTGGCCGTTCATCGACACGCTGCCGAGGTAGAGATTCGGCCCCAGCAGCAGGCCCCGCTCGATCGACTGGCGCAGGCCGAACTGGGACGGCTCGCCCTGCATGCCGCGGACCGTGGTGACGCCGTTGGAGAGATAGAGGAACAGGAGGTTGCGGATGTCCTCGTCGCTCTCGCGCGAGCTGGGGAGATGACCATGCATCTCCGCCAGCCCCGGCATCAGGTAGCGCCCATCTCCTTCGACCCGATCGACGCCCTCGGCCAGCTCGATGCGGTCGGCGGCGTCCCGTGCCGCGATGCGCCCGTCGGCAATGACGACCGTCTGGTTCTCGATCACCCGGTCGCGGTCCATCGGCAGGACGTTGACGCCGACGAACGCGACATCCCCCTCGACGACGGTGGCCGGGTCTCCGCCACCGCCACAGGCAACAAGTGCGCCGACGGCCATCGCCGCCGCCGCCAAGCTCCGCATGCCGCGCCGGCCGGTGCGCCGGCCTCCAGGCCGGCTCCGATGCTCCCGCAACTCGATGCTCACTCCTTCACCTCGGGACGCTCGTTCGCGTACGCCGGCACGTGCCCCCGCCGGTAGACCATGAAGGTCCGCTTGTACGTGATCACGACCGTCCCGTCCTGATTGAAGCCGCGCGTCCGGACCGTGACGATCCCGACGTTCGGCCGCGACTTGGACTCGCGCGTCTCCAGCACCTCGCTCTCCGAGTAGATCGTGTCGCCATGGAAGACCGGCGCCGGCAGCCTCACCTCGTCCCACCCGAGGTTGGCCATCGTGTTGACCGACAGGTCCATCGTCGACTGGCCGGTCACGAGCGCCAGCGTGAACGTGGAATCGACCAGCGGCCGGCCGAACTCCGTCTTCTCGGCGTAGGCATAGTCGAAGTGGATCTTGTTCACGTTCTGCGAGAGCAGCGTGAACCAGACGTTGTCCGCTTCGAGCACCGTCCGGCCGAGCGGATGCCGGTAGACATCCCCCACCTTGAAATCCTCGAAAACCCGTCCCGTCCAGCCTTCTTTCACCGCCATGGCACCTTCCAGGAAACGGCGCTCACGCGTCCAAGCCGCAGGCGCCGTAGTCGGGAGGATTGTAAATCAACGGCTCGTTGGCCCGAACGACCGGGCGACGGCCTCAGCCACTGAGGGCCCGCACGACGGCGTCCGGATCGCGGTCGATAACGGTCAGTAAGACACGCGCGGCACGGTCAGGCACGCGACGCCCCTGCTCCCAATCCTGTACCGCACGTGCATCTAGACCAAAGCGATCTGCGAACTTCCGACGGCTCAGCTTCATCCGACGCCGGAGCGCGACAATTCGGACCGCAGTTGGATCGTCCACTATCCGGACCGGCAATTCGACCTCGCCGCGAACATGGGCAAGAACCTCCCCCAGTGCCGCTTCGATCTCTCGCCCCACACTAGTTCGCTCTCTAGTCATCCCTCGGCGCCTCCTTTCTTGATGGCAGCGACAAGTCTTGACAACACCCTCTTGTCAGTAGGCGTCAGATCGTCGCGATCCGCCTTTGCGTAGGCGGTCAACATGTAGACGCTGTCCAGCGTCGCGGAGTAGTAGTAGATGACCCGGATGCCACCCCTCTTGCCTCGGCCGGAACCTGCCCAACGCAACTTGCGAATACCTCCTGTGCCGGGGATGCGCAGTGATCCGTCGGGCTTCGCCGCGATCGTCGACTCCATTTCTTCACGCGCCACATCCGTGATGAGCTTGCGAATCGCGCGCTCGTAGGCCGTCGTGGCGAAGATACGCACGAGCCACAAGTATGCGGCATTGCCGCATAGGAGCGCAAGGCCGCCAAGGGAATCAGACGATGCAGGCTTCGCGCCAAGCGGCAATCGTCTCGGGGGCGTAGCCGAGTTCCGCCAGGATCGCGTCGGTCTGCTCTCCGACGTTCGGGATCGCGTCCATCCGCGGGTCGATGCCGTCGATGGTCGCCGGGGGGATGGTCATCCGGATCGGTCCGGCGGACGACGGTGTCTCGCGCCACCGGTCGCGCGTCTCGAGCTGGGGGTGGGCGGCGAACTGCGCCACCGAGCGCATTCGCGCATTGGCGATGCCGGCCCGCTCCAGCCGTTCGACGATCGCTTCGGCGGTCAGCGTGCGGAACACGTCGTGAATCGCGGCATCGAGCTCGTCGCGGTGCGCCACCCGCTTGGCGTTGGCGTCGAAACGCGGGTCGGCGGCGAGGGCTGGCTGCTCCAGCACCACCTCGCAGAAGCGGACCCATTCCCGTTCGTTCTGGACCGCCAGCAGGAAACCCCCACCGTCTGCCCCCGTGAACGGGCCGTACGGCGCTATGGCGGAATGCCGCGCGCCGCTCCTGCGAGGCGGCGAGCCGCCGCCGAGGGTGTAGTAGAGCGGGAAGCCCATCCATTCCCCCAGGGCCTCCAGCATCGAGACCTCGATGGTCGCCCCTTCCCCGGTCTGCCCGCGACGGAGCAACGCGGTGAGAACGCCCGAGTAGGCGTACATGCCGGCCGCGATGTCGGCGACCGAAATGGCCGACTTCACCACCTCGTCTTCCGTGCCGGTGATGGAAACCAGGCCCGCCTCCGCCTGCACCAGCAGGTCGTAGGCCTTCTTGTCGCGGTACGGGCCCGTTTCGCCGTAGCCGGAGACGTTGCAGACGATGAGACGCGGACGGCGCTCGCGGAGTGTCGCGGCGTCGAGGCCGAGCCGGCCCGCCGCGCCTGGCGCCAGGTTCTGGACGAAGACGTCGGTCCGGTCGATCAGCCGGTCCACCACCTCGCGCGCCTCGGGGCGCTTCAGGTCGAGAGTCAGCGATTCCTTCGAACGGTTCAGCCAGACGAAATGGCTCGACAGCCCCTGCACCGTCGTGTCGTAGCCGCGGGCGAAGTCGCCGACGCCGGGACGCTCCACCTTGATGACGCGCGCCCCCAGGTCAGCGAGCTGGCGGGTGGCGAACGGGGCGGCGACCGCCTGTTCGAGGGTGACCACCGTCAGCCCGTCGAGGGGACGCGCCGCCATCAGAACGATCGGGGCAGCCCGAGAACGTGCTCGGCGATGTACGAGAGGATCAGGTTGGTCGAGATCGGCGCCACCTGGTAGAGACGGGTCTCCCGAAACTTCCGCTCGATGTCGTAGTCCTCGGCGAATCCGAAGCCGCCGAACGTCTGCACCGCGACGTTGGCCGCCTCCCACGACGCATCGGCCGCGAGGAGCTTCGCCATGTTCGCCTCGGCGCCGCACGACTGGCCCGCATCGAACAGCTCGGACGCGCGCTTGCGCATCAAGTCAGCCGCTTCGATGTTGACGTGCGCGTGGGCAATCGGGAACTGGACCCCCTGGTTCTTGCCGGTCGGCCGGTTGAAGACGATCCGCTCGTTGGCGTAGCCCACCGACCGCTCGACGAACCAGCGGCCGTCACCGACGCATTCCGCCGCGATCAGGATCCGCTCCGCGTTCAACCCGTCTATCAGGTAACGGAATCCCCGCCCCTCCTCGCCGATGAGCTGTGACGCGGGCACCTCCAGGTTGTCGAAGAAGACCTCGGTCGTTGCGTGGTTCATCATCGTCCGAAGCGGGCGGATGGTCACGCCGTTGCCCACCGCGGTCCGGAGATCGACGAGAAAGATCGACAGCCCGTCCGTCTTCTTCTTGATCTGCTCAAGCGGCGTCGTGCGGGCGATCAGCAGCATCAGGTCGGAGTATTCGGCGCGCGAGATCCAGACCTTCTGGCCGTTGACGATATAGCGGTCGCCATCGCGCACCGCCATCGTCTTGAGTTGCGTGGTGTCGGTGCCGGTCGTCGGCTCGGTCACGCCGAACGCCTGCAGGCGAAGCTCTCCGGAAGCGATCCTGGGCAGGTACTCGCGTTTCTGCGCCTCCGAGCCGTGCCGCAGCAGCGATCCCATGATGTACATCTGGGCGTGGCAGGCGGCGGCATTCCCACCTGAGTGGTTCACTTCTTCAAGAATGACCGACGCCTCGGCGATCCCGAGGCCGGCCCCGCCGTATTCCTCCGGGATCAGTGCGGCCAGGTAGCCCGCGTCGGTCAGCGTCCGGACGAACTCCTCCGGATAGGCCTCGTCCCGGTCGAGATCCCGCCAGTAGGTGTCGGGGAACCGCCGGCACAGCTCCCCTACCGCGCTTCGCAAATCCTGGTGGAGTTCAACTTCCGCAACCGCCACGATGCCTCCTTTTGGGATTCCCCGGTATTGTTGCTTCCGCCGGACGGCAAACGCAACCCGTACGCCCAGTACCAGAACCGATTCCATCCCGCACGCCTCTGGTATACTGCGTCAACGATGCTCACACGCATTCACGTCGACAATTACAAGTGTCTGACAAACTTTGATCTCCGTCTCTCGGAACTAACCTTGTTGCTGGGCGACAACGGTTCCGGAAAGTCGGCCGTGTTCGAGGTCGTCAACAAACTGCGCGAGTTTCTTAGCGGCGAGAGCCGCGTCGACCGTCTTTTCTCCACCTCCGACATCACTAGTTGGACTACAAAGACCGAACAACGCTTCGAGTTGGAGTTCTCGGACAAGAATGGGGTACTCACATATGAGCTCACCATCGACCAATATACCGAGAAGAAGATCGATCGCGTGAAGGCGGAACGCTTGACCGCCGGTGGCAAGCCACTCTTCTCTTTTGAATTGGGTAAGGTACAACTCTATCGTGACAATCACAGCAAGGGACCGACGTACAGTTACGATTGGACACAGTCCGGCCTCGCATTCGTCGGCGGTCGCCACGACAATAGGCAACTATGCCGGTTCCGCGATACGCTGCGGCGTTTCCAGTCCTTGTCCTTGCGCCCGGCGAGTATCTCTGGCGTTTCCGAGGGTGAAAGCGACGTTCTGGATCACACGGGCGAAAACTTCGCTTCCTGGTACCGAGGCCGGTCGCTAGAGAATCCCGAACACGTGCAACAAGCAGTGTCACGACTCCAGGATGTCCTGCCAGGTTTCGTCGGTTTGAAACTGTCGCAACGCAGTGGCGACCATCGGGAGTTGCTTGCCCAGTTCGCACCGCCCGGCGAGGCCGCCGTCCAATCTTATCGTTTCGACAGGCTATCCGATGGCCAGCGGGCACTCATTGTGCTGTACATGCTGACCTTTGCCGATGAACCTTCTGGAATACCGCGCACGCTCTTTCTGGACGAACCGGACAATTATGTCACTCTGCCGGAGTTGCAGCCGTGGCTCGCCGCGCTGGAGGATGGTTGCGGAGTCGAATTGCCGCAGACGGTGATCATTTCTCACCACCCGGAAGCTATCGACTTCCTCTCCGACAAGGCCGTTTGGCTTGCGCGCGAGCCGGAAAGTCAGACCCGCATTGTAGACGTCGCCAATGATACGGGGCTTCGCCTTTCCGAACTGCATGCGCGAGGCTGGGCGCCGTGAGGCGCGCGACAATTATCCTGCTGTGTGAGGATAAACAGCAGGATGTTCTGATCAGGAGGGTAATCGGCAAACTGAGGCGCCGGGATGTTCCCCGGACAGTACCTATGCCATGCGGTCGGGGCTCGGGAGAACAATTCGTGCGCGAGCAGTTTCCGAGCGAATTGAGAGAGCAGCGGAGGAGGGCTGCTTCATCCGTGCTCGTTGTTGTCGTTGACGGGGACACAGTCGGAATCGAAAGACGCCGCAGGCAACTGAACGACGCGTGCGACGCCGCCGGCGTCGATCCACCGACGACCACTGACCGAGTTCTCATTGCCATCCCCACGCGCAACATCGAGACCTGGTTGTCCTATCTCGGTGGGAAAGACGTAACGGAAACGGACGTCTACCCGCGGTTGTCGAGGCCGGGCGATTGTCGGCCACATGTCGACGCCCTGGTGCAAATGTGCCGCACCAACCAGTTGCGGCCGACGGCGCCGCCCTCACTCGAGGCCGCATGCACCGGCTATCGGAACGCCTTCCGAGCAAGGTGATTGACGCCGCAACGGTCCGGCCGTTCCTGAAGTGGGCCGGCGGCAAGCGCCAACTGCTGCCGGTACTGCGGCGCTTCTATCCGGCCCGTTTCCGTGGCTACCACGAGCCATTCCTGGGAAGCGGCGCGGTCTTCTTCGACCTCGTGAACCAGGGTCGCCTGCCGGCGGAGCGAGTGCGTCTGACCGACATGAACGCCGACCTGATCGGCTGTTGCCTGCGTCTGCGCAACCAAACGAATGAAGTGGTGGCGGCCCTCCGGCGGCTGGACGACGCACGGCGACGCGATCCGGACGCGCACTATTACCGAGTGCGCGACGAGCAGTTCAATCCGGCCCGCGCCGCGATTCTGAACGGTGCCCGGCCCCGCCCCGACCGCTACACGCCGGAGCTGGCGGCGATGCTCATCTACCTGAACCGGACCGGCTACAACGGCCTCTTCCGGTTGAACGCCAAGGGCGCGTTCAACGTGCCGCGCGGCCGATTCGTCAACCCGCGTGTCTGCGACGAGGACAACCTGCGGGCGGTGGCGTCGGCGTTCGAGGCCGTGCACGCCACCATCGACTACGCACCCTACGACGCGTTGGTACAGCACGCGCAAGCGGAGGACTTCATCTATCTCGATCCGCCCTACGCACCCCTCAGCCGAACGGCGCATTTCACGTCGTATACGGCTGGCGGCTTCTCGAGCGCCGATCAGCGCCGTCTGCAGCAGGTGGTGCTGGAGCTCGCTGATCGCGGATGCTTCGTGCTGCTCAGCAACTCGACGGCGGCAGAGATCGGACGGCTCTATGACGGCAACCGCGATGCGGCGCGCGCCGGCATCCGGGCGCACCGCGTGCCGGCGCGGCGCGCGATCAACTCGAACACTACCGGGCGTAGCGGCGTGATGGAGTACGTCATCACCAACATCGCGGCGTGACGACGATGGCGATCACGCTGGGATCCGAACGGGCGCTCCGCGACGGCGTGCTGGACGGTGCGCGTGTGGGCGTGGTGTCGAACCCGGCGTCGGTGGACCGGCAGTTCCGCCACGTTGCGGATCGCGTCGCCGCCCTGCCGGGCGTCACGCTCGCGGCGCTCTTCGGGCCTCAGCACGGCTTCCATGCCACGGCACAGGACAACATGGTGGAGACCGGCCACGCGCGGCATCCGCGCCTGGGCGTGCCGGTCTACTCCCTCTACAGCGACACGCGCGAGCCGACCGCCACGATGCTGAAAGGACTCGATCTGCTGGTGATCGAC includes:
- a CDS encoding CoA transferase, encoding MAARPLDGLTVVTLEQAVAAPFATRQLADLGARVIKVERPGVGDFARGYDTTVQGLSSHFVWLNRSKESLTLDLKRPEAREVVDRLIDRTDVFVQNLAPGAAGRLGLDAATLRERRPRLIVCNVSGYGETGPYRDKKAYDLLVQAEAGLVSITGTEDEVVKSAISVADIAAGMYAYSGVLTALLRRGQTGEGATIEVSMLEALGEWMGFPLYYTLGGGSPPRRSGARHSAIAPYGPFTGADGGGFLLAVQNEREWVRFCEVVLEQPALAADPRFDANAKRVAHRDELDAAIHDVFRTLTAEAIVERLERAGIANARMRSVAQFAAHPQLETRDRWRETPSSAGPIRMTIPPATIDGIDPRMDAIPNVGEQTDAILAELGYAPETIAAWREACIV
- a CDS encoding acyl-CoA dehydrogenase; its protein translation is MESVLVLGVRVAFAVRRKQQYRGIPKGGIVAVAEVELHQDLRSAVGELCRRFPDTYWRDLDRDEAYPEEFVRTLTDAGYLAALIPEEYGGAGLGIAEASVILEEVNHSGGNAAACHAQMYIMGSLLRHGSEAQKREYLPRIASGELRLQAFGVTEPTTGTDTTQLKTMAVRDGDRYIVNGQKVWISRAEYSDLMLLIARTTPLEQIKKKTDGLSIFLVDLRTAVGNGVTIRPLRTMMNHATTEVFFDNLEVPASQLIGEEGRGFRYLIDGLNAERILIAAECVGDGRWFVERSVGYANERIVFNRPTGKNQGVQFPIAHAHVNIEAADLMRKRASELFDAGQSCGAEANMAKLLAADASWEAANVAVQTFGGFGFAEDYDIERKFRETRLYQVAPISTNLILSYIAEHVLGLPRSF
- a CDS encoding ATP-binding protein, with translation MLTRIHVDNYKCLTNFDLRLSELTLLLGDNGSGKSAVFEVVNKLREFLSGESRVDRLFSTSDITSWTTKTEQRFELEFSDKNGVLTYELTIDQYTEKKIDRVKAERLTAGGKPLFSFELGKVQLYRDNHSKGPTYSYDWTQSGLAFVGGRHDNRQLCRFRDTLRRFQSLSLRPASISGVSEGESDVLDHTGENFASWYRGRSLENPEHVQQAVSRLQDVLPGFVGLKLSQRSGDHRELLAQFAPPGEAAVQSYRFDRLSDGQRALIVLYMLTFADEPSGIPRTLFLDEPDNYVTLPELQPWLAALEDGCGVELPQTVIISHHPEAIDFLSDKAVWLAREPESQTRIVDVANDTGLRLSELHARGWAP
- a CDS encoding Dam family site-specific DNA-(adenine-N6)-methyltransferase, giving the protein MPHQPVAADGAALTRGRMHRLSERLPSKVIDAATVRPFLKWAGGKRQLLPVLRRFYPARFRGYHEPFLGSGAVFFDLVNQGRLPAERVRLTDMNADLIGCCLRLRNQTNEVVAALRRLDDARRRDPDAHYYRVRDEQFNPARAAILNGARPRPDRYTPELAAMLIYLNRTGYNGLFRLNAKGAFNVPRGRFVNPRVCDEDNLRAVASAFEAVHATIDYAPYDALVQHAQAEDFIYLDPPYAPLSRTAHFTSYTAGGFSSADQRRLQQVVLELADRGCFVLLSNSTAAEIGRLYDGNRDAARAGIRAHRVPARRAINSNTTGRSGVMEYVITNIAA